TCGCTATAGTCGCTTCTGTCGTGTTACTGTTGTAAGTGCCTTTAATAATTGGGGAAAAACACGGTTTATtctgatttaaaataaatgaacaatGCAATTCTACATGTTGAATGGTTTTTAGGTTTAGtctgatttaatttgtttgtgcTTGGATGGAGTTTGTGTTCCCTGATCTCCAGCTATTAGTAGTTGAatagaattcaaaattttagcTAAATCATTCCAATTGAAGAGTTACTGCTTGTGGTTTAACTGTAAATGCATTTTGTATTAGAATGAGATTTGTTCTCATAATTTGTCAGTATGTCACTTATTGTGTACATATGTATTTGGATTTTATAGTCGAAGAGAAAGACCAGGGAGCCTAAGGAAGACAATGTCACTCTTGGACCTGCCACAAGAGATGGAGAGCTCGTCTTTGGCGTGGCTCATATCTTTGCCTCGTTCAATGACACGTTTATCGTGAGTGTGTTTAACTTGagtttcattttaatacatttaCATTTGTCTGAagtataatgtcaactacttaaatagtttttagttttattaatgGGATGTATCTTATTTGCAGCATGTTACTGATTTGTCTGGGAGGGAAACCATGGTTCGCATAACAGGTATtgtttatatcattttaaatttactgCTTATACTGTCTTTGTGCTATTGCATTGTTACTTGCTATGCTTCTAAATTTTTTGGAttcttagttttaatcaatagtCCATTTTTGCTGACAGTGAATACCTTTTTAAATCACTGTTAGCTTATGGCTATAATTATTACTGACTTGTATGCTGTTTAGTAAAGGTAAAGTTAGGCTGGTTTTGTCATCAAAGATTGCTGAATCATGCTTCCAGTTAATAAGTATCATGGTTTAGCCAAAATTGAAGCCTGGATGGTTGAGTTTCTTTGCAAGATTCTTTTATGTCTACTCTTTACAATGTTGTAGATATTTCCTGATTTTATCAACCCACTCTTGCTCTCTCACACACTAATACTTATAGATACTTTTTCAAGGTTTAGTGATTTCCTATTCTAGGTCTCTGCTTGATTCTGAATTATAATTCCCCTGGTTTTGGTGTTAGGTGGAATGAAGGTGAAGGCTGACAGGGATGAATCATCTCCCTATGCAGCTATGCTTGCAGCCCAAGATATTTCTCAGAGATGCAAGGTTAATAGATATTCCATCTGTACTTGCTATCTACTTAAAATTCCATGTCACCATTTGTTTATTTCCCGTTTCACTGATCCATTGGCAACTTCTCAGGAACTCGGCATCAATGCTCTTCACATTAAGCTTCGTGCGACTGGTGGCAACAAAACTAAGACTCCTGGTCCTGGTGCTCAGTCTGCTCTGAGAGCTCTTGCCCGGTCTGGCATGAAGATTGGTCGCATAGGTATGTAATTTTTCCGATATCTGTGAATGTTTTGTTCCCTTTTTGCatcatgttttatttcatGGATCTTGCATAGCAGTTGTTTACAATCGATGTGTTGTTTTACCTTGCAGAGGATGTGACTCCAATTCCGACTGACAGCACTCGCAGAAAGGGTGGTAGAAGGGGAAGAAGGCTATAATTTTGCTATTTGCAATCTCAGTTATTGTTGGTGCATTTTTATGAAGTGAATCGAGTTCTATTTTTCCTACTATTGTTTTGAACAATTTGTAGTTCAACCAAAATTTGTTTGGTGTTTTGCTTGGCCgaaaaattgaacaattatGAGATAGTATAT
The genomic region above belongs to Salvia hispanica cultivar TCC Black 2014 chromosome 3, UniMelb_Shisp_WGS_1.0, whole genome shotgun sequence and contains:
- the LOC125211023 gene encoding 40S ribosomal protein S14-3; the encoded protein is MSKRKTREPKEDNVTLGPATRDGELVFGVAHIFASFNDTFIHVTDLSGRETMVRITGGMKVKADRDESSPYAAMLAAQDISQRCKELGINALHIKLRATGGNKTKTPGPGAQSALRALARSGMKIGRIEDVTPIPTDSTRRKGGRRGRRL